From the Leptospira biflexa serovar Patoc strain 'Patoc 1 (Paris)' genome, one window contains:
- a CDS encoding PP2C family protein-serine/threonine phosphatase gives MRELAITILSSLLFFLILFFSVIGVQNSSKRLPFYHYPSGLIVNIGEENKSHWGNSILTSDLEKFDSIQDFSNINSYRLNIQSSNGTIYQEDFKLKNVRKTDVLGVFFSDLFLAFFSLAIAVYFYYSTRDALIFGFFFNFGLIILSNVFVLAFKNSIFLFILTLYLGSFLQYHLIYRLRGKEINSKWLLPQVLISFIMAMIASQERYDMILIERIAIVAHAITVLFGSINIIANVFELIRSKPQGEALLKRLLLVFSIILYVALPSSILFFDGYPWFYVHRSFFIFTYLLFILSFFYGTYRYTFVPSFVIFTPSIVTLILVGIILGTYIGAIFVLDYILPIRYLKDRWVFNFIFLFLVTAYLIPLKLKVKEFFDLWFFEKNHKLSAGINKITALLSSPLSMRKTILTINRTVKETVNVSNLIILIPGDQFANTDLRNIDFMRISPQSEIWNYFKSTDRVTVTSHLEYGIGLRETLYNFLKGLQVQLAFPAYDSSSNKKNIQAMILIGEKLDKKYFSIGELKFINEVVKISGMLLENYSLLEDEIQKRKIVRDIQTASIVDNTLRLILPSEVKGIDYGYISKPAVGISGDYLDIIPVSNTKMIVLLGDVAGHGLGTGFLVSAIKGIVREQLRNGTSLEGLFREINSFFRARYKGNEFMTLLGGIFDSTENVFKYVNAGHLSLIEMRADGQIKLHSKTQRVLGILETDYHVQELKLLPGTKLFLYSDGISEAFSERDEIFGEDTLIDFLHYNADKSVKELPPLLDIRMTQFRGNREQSDDITFIGLSFTPN, from the coding sequence ATGAGAGAACTAGCGATCACCATCCTCTCATCCCTTTTATTTTTTTTAATTTTATTTTTTTCCGTCATTGGAGTTCAAAATAGCTCCAAAAGATTACCTTTTTATCATTACCCATCTGGACTCATCGTCAATATTGGGGAAGAAAACAAATCCCATTGGGGCAATTCCATTCTCACTTCTGACTTAGAAAAATTTGATTCGATTCAAGATTTTTCAAATATAAATTCTTATCGACTTAATATCCAAAGTTCAAATGGAACAATTTATCAAGAAGATTTTAAATTAAAGAATGTTCGCAAAACTGATGTTTTAGGAGTATTTTTTTCAGATTTATTTTTGGCATTTTTTAGTTTGGCAATTGCCGTTTATTTTTATTACTCTACACGTGATGCATTGATCTTTGGTTTTTTCTTTAATTTTGGTCTCATCATCCTTTCGAATGTATTTGTTTTAGCATTTAAAAATTCGATTTTTTTATTCATACTTACTTTGTATTTGGGAAGTTTTCTCCAATACCATTTGATCTACAGATTAAGAGGGAAAGAAATCAATTCCAAATGGTTATTACCTCAAGTATTGATCTCCTTTATCATGGCAATGATTGCCTCTCAAGAAAGATATGATATGATTTTGATAGAACGCATCGCAATTGTTGCCCATGCGATTACGGTTTTATTTGGATCTATCAATATCATTGCCAATGTATTCGAGTTAATTCGATCAAAACCACAAGGGGAAGCACTTCTAAAACGTTTGTTACTCGTGTTTTCGATCATTCTTTATGTGGCATTACCATCGAGTATTTTATTTTTTGATGGCTATCCTTGGTTTTATGTGCATCGATCCTTTTTTATTTTCACATACTTATTATTCATCTTAAGTTTTTTTTACGGAACCTATCGTTATACCTTTGTTCCTTCATTTGTGATCTTTACTCCAAGTATTGTCACATTAATTTTAGTGGGAATTATTCTTGGAACTTACATCGGCGCTATATTTGTTTTAGATTATATTTTGCCCATACGTTACCTAAAAGATCGATGGGTTTTTAATTTTATCTTTTTGTTTTTAGTAACCGCTTATTTGATTCCATTAAAATTAAAGGTAAAAGAATTTTTTGATTTATGGTTTTTCGAAAAAAACCATAAACTAAGTGCTGGAATCAACAAAATTACCGCACTATTATCATCACCTCTTTCGATGAGAAAAACAATTCTCACAATCAACAGAACAGTAAAAGAAACAGTAAACGTTTCCAATTTAATCATTCTCATTCCCGGTGATCAATTTGCAAATACTGATCTAAGGAATATAGATTTTATGAGAATTTCTCCTCAATCAGAAATTTGGAATTATTTCAAAAGCACGGATCGTGTCACTGTCACTTCTCATTTAGAATATGGAATTGGACTAAGAGAAACTTTATATAATTTTTTGAAAGGATTACAAGTCCAACTCGCATTTCCCGCTTACGATTCTTCTTCTAATAAAAAAAATATCCAAGCGATGATATTGATCGGAGAAAAATTAGATAAAAAATATTTTTCTATCGGAGAATTAAAATTCATCAATGAAGTTGTTAAAATATCAGGGATGTTACTCGAGAACTATAGTTTACTGGAAGATGAAATCCAAAAACGTAAAATTGTAAGAGACATCCAAACTGCATCTATAGTCGACAATACATTACGTTTGATTCTTCCTAGTGAAGTCAAAGGAATCGATTATGGTTATATATCAAAACCAGCTGTTGGAATATCCGGAGACTATTTGGACATTATTCCTGTTTCCAATACCAAAATGATAGTTTTGTTAGGTGATGTGGCTGGGCATGGTTTGGGAACTGGATTTTTAGTCAGTGCGATCAAAGGCATTGTGAGAGAACAATTACGGAACGGTACATCTCTTGAAGGTCTATTTCGCGAGATCAATTCCTTCTTTCGTGCAAGATACAAGGGCAATGAATTTATGACTCTTCTCGGTGGGATTTTTGATTCCACAGAAAACGTATTTAAGTATGTCAATGCAGGACATCTTTCCTTAATTGAAATGCGGGCTGACGGCCAAATCAAATTACATTCTAAAACACAACGAGTTTTGGGAATTTTAGAGACGGATTACCATGTCCAAGAATTAAAATTACTACCAGGTACAAAACTTTTTCTTTATTCCGATGGAATCTCGGAAGCCTTTAGTGAACGAGATGAAATTTTCGGTGAAGATACTCTCATCGATTTTTTACACTACAATGCTGATAAATCCGTAAAAGAACTTCCGCCCCTATTGGACATTCGTATGACCCAATTCCGAGGAAACCGCGAACAATCAGACGATATCACATTTATTGGTCTTTCTTTTACTCCAAACTAG
- a CDS encoding M50 family metallopeptidase, with protein MMAEKPVKFVIFLSLILSLVAFWDHQFTSYLKEFVVLIHEICHATVALFSGGVVKGIALHGNEGGETIAVPASFRGSFILVVSAGYIGSSLVGAFLLRLGFQGRHARQTMILFGLFLISVSVLYSKLGDLAYFTGIFWGVGILVLGMLGETTSILSLVFLGTSISLYSLYDLSDFADRLTETDAGILAFWMAGLGPEDLQNEEIPTVVLILGYLIATLWSLLSIGIIFMSLRSSLSHEETHHAPDPIEQLERFPGELSPEAKLWLEKRGVDPESGIVLPPNFFLDPPSKDN; from the coding sequence ATGATGGCGGAAAAACCGGTTAAGTTTGTCATTTTTTTATCTCTCATCCTGAGTTTAGTCGCATTTTGGGACCACCAATTCACCTCCTACCTAAAAGAATTTGTGGTTTTGATCCATGAAATTTGCCATGCGACGGTTGCCCTCTTCAGTGGTGGGGTTGTGAAAGGGATCGCCCTTCACGGAAATGAAGGAGGGGAGACCATTGCTGTTCCCGCCTCCTTTCGCGGTTCCTTTATCCTTGTTGTATCAGCAGGATATATCGGATCTTCGCTTGTCGGCGCTTTTTTATTACGATTGGGATTCCAAGGCCGTCATGCTCGCCAAACAATGATCTTGTTTGGATTGTTTCTCATTTCAGTGAGCGTCTTGTATTCCAAATTGGGAGATTTGGCATACTTTACTGGTATTTTTTGGGGTGTCGGAATATTAGTCTTAGGGATGTTAGGTGAGACAACATCCATTTTATCACTCGTTTTTTTGGGAACGAGTATCTCATTATATTCTTTATATGATTTATCAGATTTTGCGGATCGGCTGACGGAGACAGATGCAGGTATCTTAGCGTTTTGGATGGCGGGACTTGGCCCAGAAGACTTACAAAATGAAGAAATTCCCACCGTCGTCCTCATTCTCGGTTATTTGATTGCAACCCTTTGGTCCCTCTTGAGCATCGGGATCATTTTTATGTCCCTACGATCCTCTCTCTCCCATGAAGAAACCCACCATGCCCCTGATCCGATCGAACAATTGGAACGTTTCCCTGGGGAACTTTCCCCAGAAGCAAAACTTTGGTTGGAAAAACGGGGAGTGGATCCAGAAAGTGGGATCGTTCTGCCACCGAATTTTTTCCTTGATCCACCTTCCAAAGACAACTAG
- a CDS encoding UDP-glucuronic acid decarboxylase family protein, protein MAKRILITGGAGFIGSHLAENLLNAGNQIIVLDNFHTGRKENLTHLLSHPNFELIRHDITDSIKLEVDQIYNMACPASPVHYQSNPIKTIKTNVLGTMNMLGLAKRVKARILQASTSEVYGNPLEHPQNESYWGNVNTIGIRSCYDEGKRVAETLCFDYHRQHGVDIRVIRIFNTYGPRMIPDDGRVVSNFIVQALRGEDITIYGDGSQTRSFCYVDDLVKGIINMMNVENFVGPVNLGNDGEFTVKELAELIIKETGSKSKIIYLPLPQDDPARRKPNLSLAKEKLNYSTTVPLLEGVKKTIEYFSKRV, encoded by the coding sequence ATGGCAAAAAGAATTCTCATTACCGGGGGAGCTGGGTTCATCGGTTCTCATCTAGCGGAAAACTTGCTCAATGCTGGAAACCAAATCATTGTTTTGGACAATTTTCACACAGGAAGGAAGGAAAATCTCACTCACCTCCTTTCCCATCCCAATTTTGAACTCATCCGTCATGACATCACCGATTCGATCAAACTAGAAGTGGATCAAATTTATAACATGGCTTGCCCTGCATCGCCAGTTCATTACCAAAGTAACCCAATCAAAACCATCAAAACCAATGTATTAGGAACGATGAATATGTTGGGACTTGCCAAACGAGTGAAAGCAAGAATCTTACAAGCTAGCACTTCCGAAGTATACGGAAATCCTTTGGAACACCCACAAAACGAATCGTATTGGGGAAATGTAAACACCATCGGAATTCGTAGTTGTTATGACGAAGGGAAACGTGTCGCAGAAACTTTGTGTTTTGACTACCATAGACAACATGGAGTCGACATTCGAGTGATCCGAATTTTTAACACGTATGGTCCAAGGATGATTCCAGATGATGGCCGAGTCGTGAGTAATTTTATCGTACAAGCATTACGCGGTGAGGACATCACCATTTATGGAGACGGAAGCCAAACAAGATCTTTTTGTTATGTTGATGACCTTGTCAAAGGTATCATCAATATGATGAACGTAGAAAATTTCGTTGGCCCGGTGAATTTAGGAAATGATGGTGAGTTTACTGTAAAGGAACTTGCAGAACTTATTATTAAAGAAACAGGAAGTAAATCTAAGATCATTTACCTTCCACTTCCTCAAGATGATCCTGCTCGTCGAAAACCAAATTTGAGTTTGGCGAAAGAAAAATTGAATTATTCTACAACCGTTCCACTTTTGGAAGGCGTAAAAAAAACCATCGAATATTTTAGCAAAAGAGTATAA
- a CDS encoding Re/Si-specific NAD(P)(+) transhydrogenase subunit alpha → MKIGVIKEPSYENRVAITPDVIDPLKKLGFTIAIETTAGDSAFFSDQDYKDAGASVESRDSILSGSDIVVSIHALDEASAKKIGKDKLYIATLSPLAFPKKVKEIATSSFKIFSMDTIPRITRAQSMDVLSSQATVSGYKAVLLAASNYSRFFPMLTTAAGTITPARVLILGAGVAGLQAIATSRRLGAVVDVFDTRPEVKEQCMSLGAKFVEVEGAADASNTGGYAVEQSEDYQRRQKEAIAKYAEKADIIITTALIPGRKAPVLITKEMVDKMRQGSVIVDLAAVNGGNCELTENDKTIVYKGITIIGNSNLQSTQPMDASKMYAKNIVNFLKLFVNKEKQFNINLEDEIINACMIAENGSIRHKPTLALLGE, encoded by the coding sequence ATGAAAATAGGCGTAATCAAAGAACCATCGTATGAAAACCGAGTTGCGATCACACCAGATGTGATTGATCCGTTGAAAAAATTAGGATTCACAATTGCTATTGAAACAACAGCAGGTGACAGTGCTTTTTTCTCAGACCAAGATTATAAAGACGCTGGTGCATCAGTAGAATCTAGAGACTCTATTTTATCTGGATCCGATATTGTTGTATCCATCCATGCTTTGGATGAAGCGAGTGCAAAAAAAATCGGAAAGGATAAATTGTACATCGCTACTTTATCACCTTTGGCATTTCCCAAAAAAGTAAAAGAAATTGCGACTTCATCATTTAAAATCTTTTCAATGGATACGATCCCTCGCATCACACGTGCTCAATCGATGGATGTTCTCAGTAGCCAAGCAACTGTATCTGGTTACAAAGCAGTTTTACTTGCCGCATCAAATTATAGCCGATTTTTCCCGATGTTGACAACAGCAGCAGGAACCATTACACCAGCCAGAGTATTGATTCTAGGAGCAGGTGTTGCTGGATTACAAGCGATTGCAACATCACGTAGATTAGGTGCGGTTGTAGATGTATTTGATACACGTCCTGAAGTAAAAGAACAGTGTATGTCTCTTGGTGCTAAGTTTGTGGAAGTGGAAGGTGCAGCGGATGCTTCCAACACTGGTGGTTATGCGGTAGAACAATCGGAAGACTACCAAAGACGCCAAAAAGAAGCAATTGCGAAGTATGCTGAAAAAGCGGACATCATCATTACCACCGCTCTGATTCCAGGTAGAAAAGCACCAGTGCTGATCACAAAAGAGATGGTTGATAAAATGAGACAAGGTTCTGTGATCGTTGACCTCGCTGCTGTGAATGGTGGTAACTGTGAATTAACAGAAAATGATAAAACCATCGTTTACAAAGGGATCACCATCATTGGGAACTCCAATTTACAAAGTACACAACCAATGGACGCAAGTAAAATGTATGCAAAAAACATTGTAAACTTTCTCAAATTGTTTGTGAACAAAGAAAAACAATTTAATATCAATTTGGAAGACGAAATCATCAATGCATGTATGATTGCAGAAAATGGTTCCATCCGCCACAAACCGACGTTAGCCCTTCTGGGTGAATGA
- a CDS encoding lysophospholipid acyltransferase family protein, producing the protein MKYIGYFFSFLIVYLFYSPFKLLPYQWCLSYGMFLTNLIYKFDKKHRKVAAENIRFAFPEYSENQILDLVKAHYRHLGILLAHTLWAPRMTRAWLDEYLVLDESSLKIEEETKKQGVGVILISGHFGTWEILVQFLGIRMKGGGIYKKVRNPFVDTLLKRMRSKNGVVLVPVEESTQVIKLLKQGYWIGFGADQNAGKAGIFVPFMNRQASTFVGPALMAYLTGAKMLYYSVLAGENGKVIVRVKDLGFVDKKLYPKKDDVIRHYTELWTKTLEEEVKLFPEQYFWVHRRWRTQPQLSEIPK; encoded by the coding sequence ATGAAATACATCGGATATTTTTTTTCATTTCTCATTGTTTATCTATTTTATTCACCTTTTAAGTTGTTACCCTATCAGTGGTGTTTGTCCTATGGAATGTTTCTCACTAACTTAATTTATAAGTTTGATAAAAAACATCGAAAGGTTGCGGCCGAGAACATTCGATTTGCTTTCCCAGAATATTCGGAAAACCAAATCTTAGATTTGGTGAAAGCACATTATCGACACTTAGGAATTTTACTTGCACATACATTGTGGGCGCCTCGCATGACGCGTGCTTGGTTAGATGAATATCTTGTTCTTGATGAAAGTAGTTTAAAAATAGAAGAAGAAACCAAAAAACAAGGGGTAGGGGTAATTTTAATTTCCGGTCATTTTGGGACTTGGGAAATTTTGGTCCAATTTTTAGGCATTCGAATGAAGGGTGGGGGAATTTATAAAAAGGTTCGTAATCCATTTGTTGATACCCTTCTGAAACGGATGCGATCGAAAAACGGTGTGGTATTGGTTCCTGTAGAAGAATCTACGCAAGTCATCAAACTTCTCAAACAAGGGTATTGGATTGGATTTGGTGCTGACCAAAATGCAGGAAAAGCAGGGATTTTTGTTCCCTTTATGAATAGGCAAGCTTCCACTTTTGTGGGACCAGCTCTTATGGCTTATCTCACTGGTGCCAAAATGTTATATTATTCAGTGTTAGCAGGTGAAAACGGGAAAGTGATCGTACGTGTGAAAGACTTAGGTTTTGTAGATAAAAAATTATATCCCAAAAAAGACGATGTCATCCGTCATTATACGGAACTTTGGACAAAAACTTTAGAAGAGGAAGTGAAGTTATTTCCGGAACAATACTTTTGGGTGCATCGACGATGGCGAACCCAACCGCAACTAAGTGAGATTCCAAAATAG
- a CDS encoding phosphatase PAP2 family protein: protein MNWINTLDLKLSTWIQNHLHHKNLSWVLSRINRGEMFALVLLPLMFMSDLYKPVYISLPFVLLFTYVTDRLVLVLKKYFARKRPLVSVMGKVDSNPDMKHSFPSAHSANSIVVATILVFAFGETPYFFFFSLFAGVGRLITLHHFVSDIMGGWVIGLGIGLIAVTIHYFFWPYLVTI, encoded by the coding sequence ATGAATTGGATTAACACATTAGATCTTAAACTTTCTACTTGGATCCAAAACCATTTACACCATAAAAATCTAAGTTGGGTTTTGTCTCGAATCAATCGGGGTGAGATGTTTGCATTGGTATTATTGCCATTGATGTTTATGAGTGATTTATACAAACCAGTGTATATCAGTTTACCATTTGTCTTACTATTTACTTATGTAACTGATCGATTGGTATTGGTACTAAAGAAGTATTTTGCAAGAAAGCGCCCCCTAGTCAGTGTTATGGGAAAAGTGGATTCCAATCCGGATATGAAACATTCGTTCCCATCGGCACATAGCGCCAATTCGATCGTTGTTGCAACAATACTCGTATTTGCGTTTGGAGAAACACCATATTTCTTTTTCTTTAGTTTGTTTGCAGGTGTTGGTAGGTTAATCACCTTACATCACTTTGTTAGTGATATTATGGGAGGATGGGTCATTGGATTAGGCATTGGATTGATCGCAGTCACAATTCATTACTTTTTTTGGCCCTATTTGGTAACGATATGA
- the hisS gene encoding histidine--tRNA ligase, producing MKEQKLTTENYKGTRDFYPEDMRLRNYLFSVMKDVVRSYGYEEYDGPMVESLDLYRAKTGEEIVGKQIYNFIDKGDREVAIRPEMTPTVARMVAKKLRELPRPIRWFSIPNLWRYEQPGHGRLREHWQLNVDMFGVTSSRAELEILSLACDILFAFGAPKNSFKVTISHRSLLDEFLLDGLKVSPNQAHEVSKILDKKNKITQDEYVALVTKTIPNDSSAVSKIDLFLNATVNSLNQIPGIKEETLAAIKGLFEDIKTIGLSDIIHFDPSVVRGFDYYTGFIFEIFDTSPQNKRSLYGGGRYDNLIGLFSNEELTGIGFGLGDVTLQNFLTAHNLLPNFASDTTVFIPLLDDSSFAENHNFAKELRKEKISAEVSLVSQKMGKQLSYAEKKGYRWILLRGEDEIKTNTVTLKDMASRNQFTFSFSEALQKIKEELSK from the coding sequence TTGAAAGAACAAAAACTAACAACAGAAAATTATAAGGGCACTCGGGATTTTTATCCAGAAGATATGCGCCTTCGTAACTATTTATTTTCGGTCATGAAAGATGTCGTGAGATCGTATGGGTACGAAGAGTATGATGGACCCATGGTGGAATCGTTAGATTTATACCGTGCCAAAACGGGTGAAGAGATTGTTGGAAAACAAATTTATAACTTCATTGATAAAGGGGATCGAGAAGTTGCCATTCGACCCGAAATGACACCTACTGTTGCAAGGATGGTCGCAAAAAAGTTACGTGAATTGCCAAGACCGATTCGTTGGTTTTCCATTCCCAATCTTTGGCGTTATGAACAACCTGGCCATGGAAGGCTCAGGGAACACTGGCAATTGAATGTCGATATGTTTGGCGTTACTAGTAGTCGCGCAGAGCTTGAGATTTTATCTTTAGCTTGTGATATCCTCTTTGCTTTTGGGGCTCCAAAAAACAGTTTCAAAGTCACCATCTCACACCGGTCACTCCTCGATGAATTCTTGTTAGACGGACTTAAGGTAAGTCCTAATCAAGCACATGAAGTGTCCAAAATTTTGGACAAAAAAAATAAAATCACACAGGACGAATACGTCGCTTTAGTGACCAAAACAATTCCAAATGACTCTTCTGCTGTTTCCAAAATTGATTTATTTTTGAATGCTACGGTAAATTCGTTAAACCAAATACCAGGAATCAAAGAAGAAACCTTGGCTGCCATCAAGGGATTATTTGAAGACATCAAAACTATTGGACTTTCTGATATCATTCACTTTGATCCATCTGTTGTCCGAGGATTTGATTATTATACAGGATTTATTTTTGAAATCTTTGATACCTCTCCGCAAAACAAACGTTCATTGTACGGTGGTGGAAGATATGATAATTTAATTGGACTTTTTTCTAATGAAGAGTTAACAGGAATTGGTTTTGGATTGGGAGACGTTACCTTACAAAATTTTTTAACGGCCCACAATCTGTTACCGAATTTTGCCAGCGATACAACGGTTTTTATTCCTCTATTGGATGATTCGTCTTTCGCAGAAAATCACAATTTTGCAAAAGAATTAAGAAAAGAAAAAATTTCTGCCGAGGTTTCATTGGTTTCACAAAAAATGGGAAAACAACTTTCCTATGCTGAAAAAAAAGGATACAGATGGATTTTACTTCGAGGGGAAGATGAAATCAAAACAAATACAGTAACCTTAAAAGATATGGCATCAAGAAACCAATTTACATTTAGTTTCTCGGAAGCGCTTCAAAAGATTAAAGAAGAGCTTTCGAAATGA
- a CDS encoding DUF1577 domain-containing protein, whose amino-acid sequence MINRVKIHFDQEREYVPLEAVRALPEFFKQMMAGNGLYLKGYDSPVKVKFKGERPDGAHIWELETMPEMIETIFTIQATPSFHVEIDYEVQNQKDNLLLGKAIDRRQTYITRQDPRNEKVRGNVVASNFLIAKTNIDFSKLTGVSSQVILSDIQRTVLRNYPQSKVVFTSASIHSDEIDLMKEHKKPIFILDTETFESFPTDEVFDPKKTFEDEFLLDDKVNEYKKKKIGSYIYYPLFIQMKEMHFFAYLSLETERTRIPSEVLDLFKEVERTFQERIMDSNTHILDIKQNVLNVSRGGVALEVNDMEIIKALKVKPTFTLDINFKLQAPIRMAVELRHLEEVNDYYRLGGRITGVSGDKKAKEIYHSLIEFFN is encoded by the coding sequence ATGATCAATCGAGTCAAAATTCATTTCGACCAAGAACGCGAGTATGTTCCACTAGAAGCTGTCCGTGCGTTACCAGAGTTTTTCAAACAGATGATGGCAGGGAATGGTTTGTATCTAAAAGGGTACGACTCACCAGTCAAAGTGAAGTTCAAAGGAGAACGCCCTGATGGTGCGCATATTTGGGAATTGGAGACAATGCCCGAAATGATTGAAACCATTTTTACGATCCAAGCCACTCCTAGTTTTCATGTTGAAATTGACTACGAAGTCCAAAATCAAAAAGACAATTTACTTCTTGGAAAAGCAATTGATCGAAGGCAAACCTATATAACCCGCCAAGATCCAAGGAATGAAAAGGTGAGGGGCAATGTTGTTGCTTCGAATTTTTTAATTGCAAAAACAAATATTGATTTTTCGAAACTAACGGGAGTTAGTTCGCAGGTTATCCTTTCCGACATCCAAAGGACAGTTCTCAGAAATTATCCTCAATCCAAAGTAGTTTTTACATCAGCATCGATCCATAGCGATGAAATAGATTTGATGAAAGAACACAAAAAACCAATTTTTATTTTGGATACGGAAACTTTTGAATCGTTTCCTACAGATGAAGTTTTTGATCCGAAAAAAACATTTGAGGACGAATTTTTATTAGATGATAAAGTAAATGAATATAAAAAGAAAAAAATAGGATCTTACATCTATTATCCTTTATTCATCCAAATGAAAGAGATGCATTTTTTTGCATATCTTTCTCTGGAGACAGAACGAACTCGAATCCCAAGTGAAGTTTTAGATCTCTTTAAAGAGGTTGAACGTACGTTTCAAGAAAGAATTATGGATTCTAATACCCATATTCTGGATATCAAACAAAACGTTTTAAACGTTTCCCGAGGTGGAGTCGCCTTGGAAGTGAACGATATGGAAATTATCAAAGCATTAAAAGTGAAACCAACCTTTACCTTAGATATCAATTTTAAACTGCAAGCACCCATTCGTATGGCTGTCGAATTACGCCATTTGGAAGAGGTGAATGATTATTATCGATTGGGTGGAAGGATCACTGGTGTAAGCGGAGATAAAAAAGCCAAAGAGATTTACCATAGTCTCATTGAATTTTTTAATTAA